A single Arcanobacterium canis DNA region contains:
- the pflB gene encoding formate C-acetyltransferase, with amino-acid sequence MSATVEADAKFTEAWDGFQPGHWQEAVDVRDFIQKNYTPYEGDASFLAPSTEKTLRLWDHLEKNYLSVERKRRVFDVDTKTPADIDAFKPGYISDDDDVIVGLQSDTPLKRVMMPNGGWRMVKTALAEAGKEADPEVEKIFTKYRKTHNDGVFDIYTPNIRAARSSHIITGLPDAYGRGRIIGDYRRVALYGVDYLINEKLKDKDLNADEPFSEHWARDREEISEQIKALKKLKKMAADYGFDISGPATNAKEAVQWTYFAYLGSVKSQDGAAMSFGRLSGFFDSYFERDFARGILTESEAQEIIEALVVKLRIVRFLRTEAYDQIFSGDPYWATWSDGGTGEDGRTLVTKTSFRLLQTLVNLGPAPEPNITIFWSKQLPQGYKDFCAKVSIETSSVQYESDEQITAQWGDDAAIACCVSPMRVGKQMQLFGARVNSAKALLYAINGGRDEMSGKQIVSGFEPIEGDGPLDFDEVWDKYEKMLDWVVGTYVEALNIIHYSHDRYAYESLEMALHDSKILRTMGCGIAGLSIVADSLSAIKYAKVTPIRDETGLVVDYKTEGDFPLYGNDDDRADDIAATVVHTVMQKIRALKLYRNALPTQSVLTITSNVVYGKNTGNFPSGHRAGTPFAPGANPENGMDTHGMLSSMLSVGKLNYQDALDGISLTNTIVPSSLGRTLDEQVTNLVGIMDAGFIKKD; translated from the coding sequence ATGAGTGCAACTGTTGAAGCCGATGCCAAGTTTACCGAGGCATGGGATGGCTTCCAGCCTGGCCATTGGCAGGAAGCGGTTGATGTCCGCGACTTCATTCAGAAGAATTACACCCCCTACGAAGGCGACGCATCGTTCCTCGCTCCTTCGACTGAGAAGACCCTGCGTCTGTGGGATCACCTCGAGAAGAACTATCTGTCGGTAGAGCGCAAGCGCCGCGTTTTCGACGTGGACACTAAGACTCCTGCTGACATCGATGCTTTCAAGCCGGGTTACATTTCCGATGATGATGATGTCATCGTGGGTCTCCAGTCTGATACACCTCTCAAGCGCGTCATGATGCCGAACGGTGGCTGGCGCATGGTCAAGACCGCTCTTGCTGAAGCTGGCAAGGAAGCGGATCCAGAGGTTGAGAAGATCTTCACCAAGTACCGCAAGACGCACAACGACGGCGTGTTCGATATCTACACGCCAAATATTCGTGCAGCTCGTTCCTCGCACATCATCACTGGTCTTCCTGACGCATATGGCCGTGGCCGTATCATTGGTGACTATCGCCGTGTGGCTCTCTACGGTGTTGATTACCTCATCAACGAGAAGCTCAAGGACAAGGACCTCAACGCTGACGAACCATTCAGCGAGCACTGGGCACGCGATCGCGAGGAAATCTCCGAGCAGATCAAGGCTCTCAAGAAGCTCAAGAAGATGGCTGCCGATTACGGCTTCGACATCTCCGGCCCGGCAACCAATGCGAAGGAAGCCGTCCAGTGGACCTACTTCGCTTACCTCGGTTCTGTGAAGTCGCAGGACGGCGCCGCAATGTCCTTCGGCCGACTCTCCGGCTTCTTCGATTCCTACTTTGAGCGCGATTTTGCTCGTGGCATTCTCACTGAGTCCGAGGCTCAGGAGATCATTGAGGCTCTCGTCGTCAAGCTCCGTATCGTGCGCTTCCTGCGTACCGAGGCTTACGATCAGATCTTCTCGGGCGATCCGTACTGGGCAACCTGGTCCGACGGCGGTACCGGTGAAGATGGCCGTACCCTCGTGACCAAGACTTCCTTCCGACTCCTCCAGACCCTCGTGAACCTTGGCCCAGCTCCGGAGCCGAACATCACGATCTTCTGGTCGAAGCAGCTCCCGCAGGGCTACAAGGACTTCTGTGCAAAGGTGTCCATTGAGACCTCGTCCGTGCAGTACGAGTCCGATGAGCAGATCACCGCTCAGTGGGGTGACGACGCCGCTATCGCATGCTGCGTTTCCCCGATGCGTGTTGGTAAGCAGATGCAGCTCTTCGGTGCTCGCGTGAACTCAGCAAAGGCTCTTCTCTACGCCATCAACGGTGGCCGTGACGAGATGTCGGGCAAGCAGATCGTGAGCGGCTTCGAGCCGATTGAGGGCGATGGTCCGCTCGACTTCGACGAGGTATGGGACAAGTACGAGAAGATGCTCGACTGGGTTGTGGGAACTTATGTTGAGGCTCTGAACATCATCCACTACTCGCACGATCGTTACGCATACGAGTCGCTGGAGATGGCGCTTCACGATTCAAAGATTCTGCGCACCATGGGCTGTGGCATCGCAGGTCTGTCGATCGTGGCTGACTCGCTGTCCGCAATCAAGTATGCAAAGGTGACGCCGATCCGCGATGAGACTGGCCTTGTGGTTGACTACAAGACCGAAGGCGATTTCCCGCTCTACGGTAACGACGACGACCGCGCCGATGATATCGCCGCAACTGTTGTTCACACGGTGATGCAGAAGATCCGCGCGCTGAAGCTCTACCGTAATGCCCTTCCGACCCAGTCTGTTCTGACCATTACCTCCAATGTGGTTTACGGCAAGAACACCGGAAACTTCCCGTCGGGACACCGTGCGGGAACGCCGTTCGCCCCGGGTGCGAACCCGGAGAACGGCATGGATACTCACGGAATGCTCTCCTCGATGCTTTCAGTGGGTAAGCTCAACTATCAGGACGCCCTCGATGGCATCTCCCTGACAAACACCATCGTGCCGTCTTCACTCGGCCGCACGCTGGACGAACA